From the genome of Homo sapiens chromosome 6 genomic scaffold, GRCh38.p14 alternate locus group ALT_REF_LOCI_4 HSCHR6_MHC_MANN_CTG1, one region includes:
- the EGFL8 gene encoding epidermal growth factor-like protein 8 precursor, translating into MGSRAELCTLLGGFSFLLLLIPGEGAKGGSLRESQGVCSKQTLVVPLHYNESYSQPVYKPYLTLCAGRRICSTYRTMYRVMWREVRREVQQTHAVCCQGWKKRHPGALTCEAICAKPCLNGGVCVRPDQCECAPGWGGKHCHVDVDECRTSITLCSHHCFNTAGSFTCGCPHDLVLGVDGRTCMEGSPEPPTSASILSVAVREAEKDERALKQEIHELRGRLERLEQWAGQAGAWVRAVLPVPPEELQPEQVAELWGRGDRIESLSDQVLLLEERLGACSCEDNSLGLGVNHR; encoded by the exons ATGGGGTCCAGGGCTGAGCTGTGCACTCTCTTAGGCGGATTCTCCTTCCTCCTGCTACTGATACCAGGCGAGGGGGCCAAGGGTGGATCCCTCAGAGAGAG TCAGGGAGTCTGCTCCAAGCAGACACTGGTGGTCCCGCTCCACTACAACGAGTCCTACAGCCAACCAGTGTACAAGCCCTACCTGACCTTGTGCGCTGGGAGGCGCATCTGCAGCACTTACAG GACCATGTACCGCGTTATGTGGCGGGAGGTGAGGCGGGAGGTTCAGCAGACCCATGCAGTGTGCTGCCAGGGCTGGAAGAAGCGGCACCCGGGGGCGCTCACCTGTGAAG CCATCTGCGCCAAGCCTTGCCTGAACGGAGGCGTCTGCGTTAGGCCTGACCAGTGCGAGTGCGCCCCCGGCTGGGGAGGGAAGCACTGTCATGTGG ACGTGGATGAATGTAGGACCAGCATCACCCTCTGCTCGCACCATTGTTTTAATACGGCAGGCAGCTTCACCTGCGGCTGCCCCCATGACCTAGTGCTAGGCGTGGACGGGCGCACCTGCATGGAGGGGTCCCCAGAGCCCCCAACCAGTGCCAGCATACTCAGCGTGGCCG TTCGGGAGGCGGAAAAAGATGAGCGCGCTCTGAAGCAGGAGATTCACGAGCTGCGAGGGCGCCTGGAGCGGCTGGAGCAG TGGGCCGGTCAGGCTGGGGCCTGGGTCAGAGCGGTGCTGCCCGTGCCGCCTGAAGAGCTGCAGCCAGAACAGGTGGCTGAGCTGTGGGGCCGGGGTGACCGGATCGAATCTCTCAGCGACCAGGTGCTGCTGCTGGAGGAGAGGCTAGGTGCCT GCTCCTGTGAGGACAACAGCCTGGGCCTCGGCGTCAATCATCGATAA
- the AGPAT1 gene encoding 1-acyl-sn-glycerol-3-phosphate acyltransferase alpha isoform 1 precursor (isoform 1 precursor is encoded by transcript variant 2) encodes MDLWPGAWMLLLLLFLLLLFLLPTLWFCSPSAKYFFKMAFYNGWILFLAVLAIPVCAVRGRNVENMKILRLMLLHIKYLYGIRVEVRGAHHFPPSQPYVVVSNHQSSLDLLGMMEVLPGRCVPIAKRELLWAGSAGLACWLAGVIFIDRKRTGDAISVMSEVAQTLLTQDVRVWVFPEGTRNHNGSMLPFKRGAFHLAVQAQVPIVPIVMSSYQDFYCKKERRFTSGQCQVRVLPPVPTEGLTPDDVPALADRVRHSMLTVFREISTDGRGGGDYLKKPGGGG; translated from the exons ATGGATTTGTGGCCAGGGGCatggatgctgctgctgctgctcttcctgctgctgctcttCCTGCTGCCCACCCTGTGGTTCTGCAGCCCCAGTGCCAAGTACTTCTTCAAGATGGCCTTCTACAATGGCTGGATCCTCTTCCTGGCTGTGCTCGCCATCCCTGTGTGTGCCGTGCGAGGACGCAACGTCGAGAACATGAA GATCTTGCGTCTAATGCTGCTCCACATCAAATACCTGTACGGGATCCGAGTGGAGGTGCGAGGGGCTCACCACTTCCCTCCCTCGCAGCCCTATGTTGTTGTCTCCAACCACCAGAGCTCTCTCGATCTGCTTG GGATGATGGAGGTACTGCCAGGCCGCTGTGTGCCCATTGCCAAGCGCGAGCTACTGTGGGCTGGCTCTGCCGGGCTGGCCTGCTGGCTGGCAGGAGTCATCTTCATCGACCGGAAGCGCACGGGGGATGCCATCAGTGTCATGTCTGAGGTCGCCCAGACCCTGCTCACCCAGGAC GTGAGGGTCTGGGTGTTTCCTGAGGGAACGAGAAACCACAATGGCTCCATGCTGCCCTTCAAACGTGGCGCCTTCCATCTTGCAGTGCAGGCCCAG GTTCCCATTGTCCCCATAGTCATGTCCTCCTACCAAGACTTCTACTGCAAGAAGGAGCGTCGCTTCACCTCGG GACAATGTCAGGTGCGGGTGCTGCCCCCAGTGCCCACGGAAGGGCTGACACCAGATGACGTCCCAGCTCTGGCTGACAGAGTCCGGCACTCCATGCTCACTGTTTTCCGGGAAATCTCCACTGATGGCCGGGGTGGTGGTGACTATCTGAAGAAGCCTGGGGGCGGTGGGTGA
- the AGPAT1 gene encoding 1-acyl-sn-glycerol-3-phosphate acyltransferase alpha isoform 2 (isoform 2 is encoded by transcript variant 3), translating into MVARMDLWPGAWMLLLLLFLLLLFLLPTLWFCSPSAKYFFKMAFYNGWILFLAVLAIPVCAVRGRNVENMKILRLMLLHIKYLYGIRVEVRGAHHFPPSQPYVVVSNHQSSLDLLGMMEVLPGRCVPIAKRELLWAGSAGLACWLAGVIFIDRKRTGDAISVMSEVAQTLLTQDVRVWVFPEGTRNHNGSMLPFKRGAFHLAVQAQVPIVPIVMSSYQDFYCKKERRFTSGQCQVRVLPPVPTEGLTPDDVPALADRVRHSMLTVFREISTDGRGGGDYLKKPGGGG; encoded by the exons ATG GTGGCCAGAATGGATTTGTGGCCAGGGGCatggatgctgctgctgctgctcttcctgctgctgctcttCCTGCTGCCCACCCTGTGGTTCTGCAGCCCCAGTGCCAAGTACTTCTTCAAGATGGCCTTCTACAATGGCTGGATCCTCTTCCTGGCTGTGCTCGCCATCCCTGTGTGTGCCGTGCGAGGACGCAACGTCGAGAACATGAA GATCTTGCGTCTAATGCTGCTCCACATCAAATACCTGTACGGGATCCGAGTGGAGGTGCGAGGGGCTCACCACTTCCCTCCCTCGCAGCCCTATGTTGTTGTCTCCAACCACCAGAGCTCTCTCGATCTGCTTG GGATGATGGAGGTACTGCCAGGCCGCTGTGTGCCCATTGCCAAGCGCGAGCTACTGTGGGCTGGCTCTGCCGGGCTGGCCTGCTGGCTGGCAGGAGTCATCTTCATCGACCGGAAGCGCACGGGGGATGCCATCAGTGTCATGTCTGAGGTCGCCCAGACCCTGCTCACCCAGGAC GTGAGGGTCTGGGTGTTTCCTGAGGGAACGAGAAACCACAATGGCTCCATGCTGCCCTTCAAACGTGGCGCCTTCCATCTTGCAGTGCAGGCCCAG GTTCCCATTGTCCCCATAGTCATGTCCTCCTACCAAGACTTCTACTGCAAGAAGGAGCGTCGCTTCACCTCGG GACAATGTCAGGTGCGGGTGCTGCCCCCAGTGCCCACGGAAGGGCTGACACCAGATGACGTCCCAGCTCTGGCTGACAGAGTCCGGCACTCCATGCTCACTGTTTTCCGGGAAATCTCCACTGATGGCCGGGGTGGTGGTGACTATCTGAAGAAGCCTGGGGGCGGTGGGTGA
- the RNF5 gene encoding E3 ubiquitin-protein ligase RNF5 produces the protein MAAAEEEDGGPEGPNRERGGAGATFECNICLETAREAVVSVCGHLYCWPCLHQWLETRPERQECPVCKAGISREKVVPLYGRGSQKPQDPRLKTPPRPQGQRPAPESRGGFQPFGDTGGFHFSFGVGAFPFGFFTTVFNAHEPFRRGTGVDLGQGHPASSWQDSLFLFLAIFFFFWLLSI, from the exons ATGGCAGCAGCGGAGGAGGAGGACGGGGGCCCCGAAGGGCCAAATCGCgagcggggcggggcgggcgcgACCTTCGAATGTAATATATGTTTGGAGACTGCTCGGGAAGCTGTGGTCAGTGTGTGTGGCCACCTGTACTG TTGGCCATGTCTTCATCAG TGGCTGGAGACACGGCCAGAACGGCAAGAGTGTCCAGTATGTAAAGCTGGGATCAGCAGAGAGAAGGTTGTCCCGCTTTATGGGCGAGGGAGCCAGAAGCCCCAGGATCCCAG ATTAAAAACTCCACCCCGCCCCCAGGGCCAGAGACCAGCTCCGGAGAGCAGAGGG GGATTCCAGCCATTTGGTGATACCGGGGGCTTCCACTTCTCATTTGGTGTTGGtgcttttccctttggctttttCACCACCGTCTTCAATGCCCATGAGCCTTTCCGCCGGGGTACAG GTGTGGATCTGGGACAGGGTCACCCAGCCTCCAGCTGGCAGGATTCCCTCTTCCTGTTTCTCgccatcttcttctttttttggctgCTCAGTATTTGA